TAACAGCTCTGTGTttaaattttactattttcacAGTGTTACCTGTCTTCTGGTATAATTTATTCACATATATTTCCCTAATTCCATTacctaaattttttgtttcaattgttTTCTAATCTACTcaaatctttagtttttttttttgatttgtgataATGCCACAAGATTAACCATAATCATATGTTTGGTCGATTAGGGGAAGGGCTAGTATGTGTGAAGTTATCCTCCTAATTGAACAAATAAACCTATGGGCTTTCGATTGATATATCGGCTCATTTTTGTTAAAAGTCGTATTAGAATGGTAGGGAAAAGATTGGAACATGCCAAATTTGCGGACTCTCATTGAACTTATATAatgaaaaacctaaaatcaatataaatggggtaaaagataaataaattgtGTAATAAACTGGACCGAACAAAAATTGAAACCTTAGAGGATGCGCAATGGGGAGAACCCCATTCAGGCTCAAAGTCTGAGAGATTCACTTTTCTactttttcattcttttatatttttttttgtgggtgaGAGATTGAACGAGAGACTGCTACTTGTCAAAATGGTTCATTGGTTATGAGTTTGCTAAAAAAAGACGTGTAATTTTGCATTTGTAGCTATGCTTCTACGACACTAACTTAACAAGCACACATTTCGCATTTTGCTTTCAAACTTTACGTTTCGTGTAAGTTAAGAAAAAGTCGTTCTTGAAATAGACCAATTCCAATTCAACTGTCTCTTGAATCCTTCAGCAAAATATCTCCAAAAGCATGATGAATCCTCTCTTTGAATCTTCTTCGGTTTACCTATCTTTACGAAATTTAAACATAAAACCTTGAAATCCAATTTTCTCAAGTTTATAACTGCTACAAAATAGTTACTGAGCAAATAACATTTATACAAAAATGTCTAATGAAAACTCTGTAACGTCGTCATTAATAGATCGCATCTCTGCTCATCTTTGTCTTCAAGATGTATCAATTGCGTTGTTAGGTCTATTCCTTTTCGGTTGCTTGCAAGCCAAGCTAACCAACAAAGGCGGACCAGTGCAATGGCCTGTGTTTGGGATCACTCCCGAGTTCTTCCTTCATGTTCACGATGTCTTCGGATGGGTCACCCGGTGTTTGACGAAAAGCCGAGGAACGTTTCCATACCAAGGGATCTGGTTTAGTGGATCTTATGGAGCCATGACTAGTGTTCCTGCAAACATCGAATACATGCTCAAAACCAATTTCAAGAACTTCCCTAAAGGGGAGTTTTACAAAGAGAGATTCCGCGATTTGCTCGAAGATGGTATTTTCAACGCGGATGATGAATCTTGGAAAGAACAGAGACGGATCATCATAACTGAGATGCACTCGACTCGCTTCGTGGATCATTCTTTTCAGACGACAAGAGATTTGATACAGAGGAAGCTCTTGAAAGTGATGGAGAGTTTCTCAAATTCACAAGAAGCTTTCGATCTTCAAGAGATTCTTTTACGGTTAACGTTTGATAATATCTGCATTGCGGGTCTCGGAGATGACCCCGGGACTTTGGATGATGATCTTCCCCACGTTCCATTCGCTAAAGCGTTTGAAGAAGCAACAGAGTCTACTCTGTTTCGGTTCATGATACCGCCGTTTTTGTGGAAACCGATGAAGTTTTTCGATGTAGGGTATGAGAAAGGGCTGAGGAAAGCGGTTGAGACGGTTCACAAGTTTATAGACAAGATGGTTCTCGAACGAATCACGATGCTTAAGGATGAAGGAACATTAGCTAATAGCAAATCTGATGTCCTCTCGAGGCTAATCCAGAACGAGAGTCACAAAAGAGGCGATGAAAATGATCGGTTCACCGTCAAGTTTTTCAGACAGTTCTGCACAAGCTTCATCTTAGCGGGACGAGACACGAGTTCCGTCGCACTTACTTGGTTCTTCTGGTTGTTAACAAAACACCCGGAAGTCGAAACCAAGATTCTCAGAGAAATCAGACAAATCTTGAgccaaagagagaagaacaacaagaatcTTGAAACAGGAGAAACAGAGAGTTTTTGTCACTTTACAGTCAAAGAACTAAACGATATGGTTTATATACAAGCAGCATTGTCGGAATCTCTTAGACTCTATCCACCAATTCCTATGGAAATGAAACAAGCGACTGAAGAAGACGTGTTTCCTGATGGCACTTTCTTGAGAAAAGGTTCACGCGTTTACTTCTCGGTCTATGCGATGGGAAGAATGAAATCAATTTGGGGAAAAGACTGTGAAATGTTTAAACCAGAGAGATGGATACAAGGAGGGCAATATGTGAGTGATGATCAGTTCAAATACGTCGTGTTCAACGCCGGTCCAAGGCTTTGTTTAGGGAAAACGTTTGCATACTTGCAGATGAAAATGGTAGCTGCTTCGATCTTGTTGAATTACTCAATCAACGTTGATCCAGATCATGTTGTTGTTCCACGAGTAACAACAACTTTGTATATGAAACATGGTCTTAAGGTCAGTATTACACCGAGATCtctggaggagaagaagcaagattcataaatatagaagaaaatacAGCTATTACTGAAaaagttgtttatatatatggctAATGTAAGATCTTCACCCTTCTAAATTAGTTTAGGCACATAAATAATCTTGGTTAATAAAATGTACAGTATGTTTATTATGTTACTGCAGATCACGAATGTTAAACAAAGCAAGATTTGCAAATTCTGAAATTGTAAGTTAGGTGTATAAACATCTCAGCACTGTGAAAGGTAGGTGTGTACCCGATCCAAAAACCAAACCGGATTAGAAATCCTAAAGCAGTAAGATTGATAAAGCCTTCTGAAGAGATGTCTTGGAGTATGGACTAATttgaagaaaaggttttgatataGACCGCCTTCTCGTGCTAGTAACAAGCTTAAACCACTGGCTTCTCGGATCACAACTCGAGTTTCCTTGTAAACATTTACATCTTCTTGTCACAATCTTATTACTGCGTGAATCCACATCCAAACAGACAAATGCTCCATTCTTTGTTACGGACGAGAGTTGCATCTTCGAGTCAGACAAAAGTCTCCATTTTGAACAGTGAAACTCAGTGAAAAACAAACGCAGCTTGACAGAGTTTCCTTTCTCATAAGCTTTTAAACAGAGGATTCGTTCTTCTGCTAATGATAAAACTCGATGAGAAGAAAGTCTCCAGCTTTCTGATCTATTACAAGAACCAAGCTTTagttgaaacaatgattttctTACAACGCAAAGTCCACTCAAAGGATGGaacattattttctttggttgagTTTCCATTAGACCTGGTCCTGATTATTGCAAAGTTGTTTAAACTTGTGTTATAAATCAAGTGATCAAATATAACAAAGGTAagtttgaaaaacaaattagtgTACCTCTAAAAGGAGTCTGAATTGTAGAAACCATCTGCAAAATGGTTGAGTTCCTTATGCTTAACCAATTCCAATCCAAAACTCCATAAGTTTCATCTGATCCAATGGTTCTTCCCCTTATGTAATAGCTTCCTGCAAGTGTCCATAGCGCCCAATCTAGATCAAGATCAGCTGCTAAAGCCATAAAACAACTTAGAAACTTATTGTCATTCACATTGTTTCCTCTTTGGTCAACCCCAAACTCGCTCACAAACAACGGGATCCCTTTCTCGAGCAAAAACCCCGACATTTTCAttatcttctctgtttctctcccGCAAATCATGTTCGAGTTATCTTCTTCCCAAGAGTTCCAAAATCCATACCAATGGATCTCAAACACAAGTTTCCTCCTAAAGCTAACTTCAAAGGGTCTGTCTCGGAGGAAAGATAAGTCAGTAGCGTAATTTAAACCCGAGACAATAACAAGAACATCCGGGTTAACGGAGTGGACCGCTTCAGCGCCTTTTCTCATATAGGTATACCAATCTTTAATGTTCTGTTTAGGACCTCTAAGTTCATTTCTCAGACTCATACCAACCACATTTGATGAAACGTTATTAGCAAACATTGATGCCATCTTCTTTAACCCTTTGATCCAAACTTGAGGGTTTAAATGTTTATCGCCGAAAAACCCGTTACCATCATTGTCACTACAACACCAACCAGGTTGGCTTATGTGATTGTCTAAGATCACCATTACTCTATGCTTTCCAAGACAAGACACTACTTCCTGTgttaagagaaagaacaaacaaagttctcatctttctttttcttgaaatcCTAATTGACAGATTACAAACTAAACAAGAATTTCAAGAATCCCACTAAAGTCAAAATCCTACCGGGAAAAAGGTCAGAACTTTACCTGGAAAGCTTTGATAAGGGGGAGATCAAGAATCGTGGGATTGTGAACTTGAAAACCAGAAACAGCTTGAAAGAGACGAAGCTTGAGAAGAGATTGTCTCACAGTCGTGATATCAGAGAAAGATTCATCGGTGGCTAAGTAGAGAGGCCAAGTCAATCTAACGCAATTGAAACCCATTGAGACGATCTTCTCGGCGATCGAATCCAATGGCTGCTTGCTCAGTCCTTCAGCCACCGCGGTTTCAAGATGCGACGGCCAGTTGACGCACGTGACCTTCACGCGCCGACCTTTGTTGCTGCCGTCGTCGTCGACGATCCAGCGTGAGTCGGTGGAGAGAGGGAGAGCGAAGGTGGTGATGTTTATGATGACgtatggaagaagaaagacagagatgaagaagagtcttcccattgaAACTTATGTGTCTCTGTTTTGTAAGAAGTGGAATGGTCCTCTCTATATACTAAGAAAATTATTAGCGACTagatcacaattcacaacaCCGAACATCCAAATTAGTGTCTAACTAGTAGATATACAGGgctcaacattttaaaaaatatttctaatataataataaaagttattgttatatttttttttaagttattttgtttgtgataatatttattttaattgttctgtaaatctattagtctttttgaatactaattattttagaatattatagtatattattttttgatatatactaCAGTTTtacattgtttgtttgttgtatttgcattattattttgtgaaatatgaagtagtagttttaatattataattgtgaacaaataaaaattattaatttatcatttatataaatttagttttaccaacccgcaaatgtgaaaattaaaacatacatttttttagattgaataatatattttcgttttaaaaaattcaaatcacaacatatgcagaaaaaattctgcattttattaatcataagtattatatgaaaattccaaacaatttttaaataaaagaaaataaagatgataggagaatcataatttgaaatcttaacaaaatctttgaaatttagttattaaaaataattatattgtgtacttggatataaaatcttagtttttgaaattatgattagtttatatttttaaaaaatatatttagtaatttttgtccataatttattagagagataaaatatatatttttatttttcttgattttttctatttgatatgtcagtgtttttttttaattaattaactttatttagttaattaacttagcttaattaagtttttcaaatggtaattgaatgtaattttttacacattttaagattagtttcatatttgtac
The Camelina sativa cultivar DH55 chromosome 6, Cs, whole genome shotgun sequence genome window above contains:
- the LOC104790244 gene encoding cytochrome P450 86B1-like, yielding MSNENSVTSSLIDRISAHLCLQDVSIALLGLFLFGCLQAKLTNKGGPVQWPVFGITPEFFLHVHDVFGWVTRCLTKSRGTFPYQGIWFSGSYGAMTSVPANIEYMLKTNFKNFPKGEFYKERFRDLLEDGIFNADDESWKEQRRIIITEMHSTRFVDHSFQTTRDLIQRKLLKVMESFSNSQEAFDLQEILLRLTFDNICIAGLGDDPGTLDDDLPHVPFAKAFEEATESTLFRFMIPPFLWKPMKFFDVGYEKGLRKAVETVHKFIDKMVLERITMLKDEGTLANSKSDVLSRLIQNESHKRGDENDRFTVKFFRQFCTSFILAGRDTSSVALTWFFWLLTKHPEVETKILREIRQILSQREKNNKNLETGETESFCHFTVKELNDMVYIQAALSESLRLYPPIPMEMKQATEEDVFPDGTFLRKGSRVYFSVYAMGRMKSIWGKDCEMFKPERWIQGGQYVSDDQFKYVVFNAGPRLCLGKTFAYLQMKMVAASILLNYSINVDPDHVVVPRVTTTLYMKHGLKVSITPRSLEEKKQDS
- the LOC104790245 gene encoding uncharacterized protein LOC104790245, which translates into the protein MGRLFFISVFLLPYVIINITTFALPLSTDSRWIVDDDGSNKGRRVKVTCVNWPSHLETAVAEGLSKQPLDSIAEKIVSMGFNCVRLTWPLYLATDESFSDITTVRQSLLKLRLFQAVSGFQVHNPTILDLPLIKAFQEVVSCLGKHRVMVILDNHISQPGWCCSDNDGNGFFGDKHLNPQVWIKGLKKMASMFANNVSSNVVGMSLRNELRGPKQNIKDWYTYMRKGAEAVHSVNPDVLVIVSGLNYATDLSFLRDRPFEVSFRRKLVFEIHWYGFWNSWEEDNSNMICGRETEKIMKMSGFLLEKGIPLFVSEFGVDQRGNNVNDNKFLSCFMALAADLDLDWALWTLAGSYYIRGRTIGSDETYGVLDWNWLSIRNSTILQMVSTIQTPFRGPGLMETQPKKIMFHPLSGLCVVRKSLFQLKLGSCNRSESWRLSSHRVLSLAEERILCLKAYEKGNSVKLRLFFTEFHCSKWRLLSDSKMQLSSVTKNGAFVCLDVDSRSNKIVTRRCKCLQGNSSCDPRSQWFKLVTSTRRRSISKPFLQISPYSKTSLQKALSILLL